From the uncultured Methanomethylovorans sp. genome, the window GCGTTTAAAGGGAAAGAAAGTGTGTCTTTGGCCAGGTGGTTCCAAGCTTTGGCACTGGGCTCATGTGATCCATGATGAATTGGGTGTTGATGTAGTTTCGGTTTATACAAAGTTCGGGCATCAGGGTGATATGGAGAAGGGGATTTCCCGTTGTGAAGAAGGTGCTCTTGCCATTGATGATCCCAATGAGTTGGAGGGACTTGAAGCTCTGGAGATGCTGCAGCCAGATCTTATATTCACTGGTGTTCGTCCTGGAGAGGTTGCCAAGAAGGTACGCATACCCTACTTGAACGCACATGCATACCACAATGGTCCTTATAAGGGATTTGAAGGATGGGTCAGATTTGCACGTGATATGTACAATGCTATCTACTCGCCGATACATCAGCTTTCAGGTCTGGATGTCAGCAAGGATGAGATTCCTACAGATAAGGGATTTGTTACTCGAAAAATGATCTCTGATATAAATCTAAGTGAAGAAGTGCTTTCATCGACAACTATGAGGGAGTACACAGGTAAGCAAGATCTAATTTCAGAATTGCGTGCGAAGACATCATATCCAAGCTTTGAAATGAAGTCTGCGGAAGCTCCATGATGGAGGTAGAACTCAATGGAAGACGTTATGAAGGACAGGGTCGGACAACTTGTGGATTTTATCATGAAAAAATGTCTCTGGCAGTTTCACTCTCGTACATGGGACAGGGAAAGGCAAAATGAATGTATATTGACAAAGACGATGCAGATACTATGTGAAGAACCAGTAGAAAAAGAGACCCCCGCCGATAGATGCTATTGGGTTGACTCTGTGTACTTAGCAGATAGCTTTAAACGCCGATATTCATGGTTGGAAACAATGGACAAAGATGAAATTAAGCTGCTTATGCAGGGAGTCAAGGATCGTATAGACTACTTAACAATAAAGGGATCGCTAAATCAAGAACTAACTGATCCACACTATTAAGGAGAGTAAATATTTTGTCTTGTGAACTAAAAGTAAAAGAACGTGCCGGCGTCATCAATCCAATATTCACATGTCAGCCCTGCGGTGCGCAATATGCAAGCATAGGGATCAAGGATTGTATAGGGATCGTGCACGGTGGACAAGGATGCGTTATGTTTGTTCGCATGCTCTTTGCACAGCATTTCAAGGAGAGTTTTGAAATTGCATCTTCCTCTGTACACGAAGATGGTGCGGTATTTGGCGCCCTTAATCGTGTTGAACAAGCGGTAGATGTGTTATTGATGCGTTATCCGCATGTAAAGGTAGTTCCTATAATTTCTACCTGTTCAACTGAAGTTATTGGTGATGATATAAATGGAGTCATAAGAAAGCTTAATCAAGGTTTGTTGAAAGAAAAATATGCTGGCAGAGAAGTTTATCTTATTCCTGTTCATACTCCAAGTTTTGTTGGTAGTATGGTAAGTGGATATGATGTCGCTGTCAAGGACTTTGTTACTGCATTTGCAAAGAAGGGGGAACCAAATGGGAAATTAAACCTTATCACTGGCTGGGTCAATCCGGGAGATGTGACAGCTCTTAAGCATCTTCTTTCAGAGATGCAGGTGGATGCAACTGTCCTATTTGAGATCGAAAGCTTCGATTCTCCATTGATGCCGGATAAGGCCGAATTCTCTCATGGATGTACAACAGTTGAGGATATGGCAGGAACAGCGAATGCAGTAGGAACCATTGCTTTAAATAGGTATGAAGGTGGAAAGGCAGCGGATTATCTCGCAAGTGAGTTTGATGTGCCTACAATAATTGGTCCCACGCCTATAGGCATCCGTAACACGGATACCTTTTTACAGAATGTGAAGAATCTCACTGGCAAGCCAATACCTGAATCTCTGGTTCGTGAAAGGGGGATTGCTATCGATGCTTTGGCAGACCTTACGCATATGTTCTTTGCCGACAAGAAAGTAGCAATATATGGAAATGCAGACCTTGTAATTGGTCTTGCAGAGTTCTGCCTCGATCTTGAGATGAAGCCAATGCTCTTACTTCTTGGTGATGATAATCCAAATTATCAAAATGATCCTCGCATCAAGGCGCTTAAGGAGAATGTTGATTATGATATGGAGATCATCACAAATGCAGATCTTTGGGAACTTGAAGACAGGATCAAAAACAAGGGGCTTGAGCTTGACCTAATTCTGGGTCATTCCAAGGGGAGGTTTACGTCTATAGACAACAATGTCCCTATGCTTCGTGTAGGGTTCCCGGTCTATGATCGTGCCGGATATTATCGACATCCTGTTGTCGGATATGCAGGTGCTATATGGCTTGCTGAATCAATGGCTAACACGTTATTTACAGATATGGAGTATAAGAAGAGCAGAGAATGGATCCTAAATGTTTGGTAAGATCTAATTTTTGATGGACTTTGTACCCCGGTTACAAACCATCAAAGCTGTAGGTAGAACATCTTTTGGTTTTGCCAGGCTCCGGGTATCATTGGGTCCTGGCAGGATTAAATCTAGGGAGGGAATTAGGTGCGAATAGAATTCATTGATAGGAAATCTAAATATGAAGAATTTGAAGCTGATTACCGGGATGCAAAAGCTTATCATCGGAGAGCTAAGCAGTTTTTAGAAGAAGGTTATCGTTTTAGTGTGGTATTTAATGTAGCTTCTGTTGCACTAGAGAGATATCTGGTAGCTTTATGTTATTTATATAATGTTGAACCGATAAACCATAATTATACTTGTCTAATGGACTCTGTGGAAGAGGTTGTTGAGATACCGGTAGAGTTAAGCACGGAAATTAGATCATTGGATTTGATATTCGGTATTTGTTCCATCGTAAATTATTCTCATGTTCTTCCAGAGCTATCTGATGCAGGTAGGGTACTGGGAATGTGCGATGCAGTTACAGACCTATTTGACGAACAAAAATATCGTCTGTAAGAATGTTGCACAAGAAAAAAGTAGAGGATTTATATATTAACTAAACTTTATTTACTACTATTTGGGTCCATTTTTTTCTTTAAGGTCTGAATATGTACGCTGTTCAGGGGATATAATCGTATCTAATTGCAAATTCTTACTATTTAGTCAATTTATTCTCATTTTAATGTCAAATTTAAGGTTATTTTGTGAATTATGATCACTATCTATATTTATCTTTAATATTAATCTTTTTTACTTGATATTTATACATTTTATATTTAAAAAATATCTATTATGATTAAATATCTCTATTTATTCCTAATTGCATTTTTTTTCAACATCTCTATGCATCACTATCTAATCATAATTGTAAAATTTAGAAGTTATAAATGTTTAGTTAAAATGTAGTTATCATAATCAAATCTCTTATGATTTGAATTATCACAAAGGTAAGTGATCAAGATATTATGTATTAATAGCAATTTCATAAGGAACAAAAGAAAGCAATAAATTAATCAATAACAGAAACTGTAACAGAAAGAAAGGAGAAAAATACCCTTTATAGGGGTATTTTAGTATCATCTATTTTTGACAAGGAATGAAACGAAATCAGGACTAAGCCTGGTTTCTCTTACCAGTTTTTCAATGACATCATCATCTGGCATGCCATTGTTACGGTACTGATCTATACGATCATAAATACCCTGGGAGACCTCAGAATATTCATTAATATCCTTGCGATGTCCCCATACATCTCCCTCCAACAATTCAATACCTTTCATTTTAAGGTACATCATTACAGAGTTAGATATGGTCCTCTTATAAGAGGCTGGGATATGAAGTGCTTTTACATCCGGGCATTTCATTATAAGCGACAAGATGTCTGTGTTGGATGGTCTGAATGCAAGATGCACTATTTCTTCATTTGGACTTAATGTGTTAATTTCTTCTTTAGAACTGACAACTCTTATTTTCATTTTTTAGACTCCTTCATTCAGTATACAAAAATCAGTACACTCTTATTTGAGAATATTACCTTTACAACACAAAATATTTCGCCATCCTTCCCTTTTGTACACCCATATTCTATATATAGTTTTTTGAATATATTCTGATTCATTCGTATAGTGTTTATACTATTTTTAACATAATTTACAGTATGGCTTATACTAGGTTCTTTATCTATGTCCATAACAAATCATTTTGTAATTTTCCAACATCTTTGACTCAAAATGGTATAGTAAATCTTGAGTAATTTTCATAAAAGCATCCCGATATCAAAAAAGCATTAATACTAAGAAGAAATAAGATACATTAGGCATGCAAGATTACGGAACCAAAGATCAGATCTACACTTTGCAAAACAACACGATTAAGCTTTTGCTATCTGCTCAAAAAGAGGCACGTGAAAAGCTTGATCAGATCTGCCAGGGTATAAAAGTTGAGGTTCCTTTAAGCCAGAGACAATCATTGTTCTTGTTCCCATTTGCGGATACCGTTAACCTTTCTGATTCCATCCATATAATGATCGATCGTTTCATTAACCAAATAATTCTCCTTGAAAGTAGAGGAAATCCTGCTTTACCTGTAGATTTCGAGGATGTTTTCAATTTTGCTAAAAAACTACCCGTATACGATGCTTTCCAGGTTTCGGAGTATGTTTTGAATACTTACCTGCAAAACAATAACAATGCTCTGAAACGTATAAAAGCAGATTGTCAAAAGCTTGTCCCCTTAAATGGAAGCAGGTTCTCTTCTGACAGAATAGAAGTGAAAAATGATACAATAATTCATCTAAAAGCATCAGGGAATCTGCAGGATTCAACAAAATGTGTTGAAAGTCTGTTGAAAATGGTCGATGTGATCATCCATTCGGCTGAACCACTCAAAGCCCAGTGTATTCAGATCAATCCCGGAGAATCTTATCTTACTGATGATATTAGGCTCTATTTCTTTAAGAACCGCAAGATCCGGCTCGTATTCAAAAAGCCGGAATATACAAGGAAATTCATTACTGTTCTCCAAGGATCCAGTAATCTGGAAAACAATATCCATATCTCTGAAAAACAACAATTATCAATAGCCAGCTATTCTTCTGCTATATGAGATATCTGGTGATCAGTTGGACAGTGGACTTTAACTGGTATTCTTATTTTTTATCTATAGTATGACCAAAACATGTATCACTTATTTTCAATAACTATAATTGATTCCTATGTCAGAAGATTCTATAAAAAATAGTCGAAAAGAATGGATAGAAAACATAAAAAAAGAAAAGGGTATAGTACGTAATCCTACAGAAGACCATGATATAGGTCTGAAAACACTTCAAAATCCTGTTAGAAGGAAAATTCTATCTTTTCTCGCTGAAGCTGATCTGAATATTGAAGATATTCAAAACAGCTTCAAAGTTAATAGAATGCAAGCTAAATTCCACCTTGACATGCTGGAAAATGCGCTGTATATAGAAAAAATAGATGTAAATGGGAATGAAACTTATTGTCTTTCACCTAGAGGTGAAGCTTATTTAGAAAATGTAAAAACCAGTAATGAGAAGGGACAAATCTGATTTAGAAACTACAAAGTACAGTAGCTAAACCGACCTCATACATGTTTGTGTATCTCTTCTCACAATCTTTTTGATGCTAGTTTTTACTTACATCTTACCTGATTTTTTTCAGATAATCGACCAGAATTCACTTTTTTTCCCAGCTTATTTTCACCCGTGTTGAATTTCCCCTCTCAATCATCTGTCCATTTTCCGGCACAAGAATGTCCTTCAGATAATGATGAAGTATGTTTTCCTGTTCCTGCGTCTCTATCACATAGCGGTCTCTGTAAAAATCCATTGCTTCTTCAACTGAAGAGAAATAGTTTGTATAGTCCATGGAAAAGACATGAACATCAGGATAAATCCCCATATTGTAGAGTAAGTTATACAACACATCACATTTGGGACCAGGAACATAGTTTTTTCCGTAAAGCGAAGGCCAAAGCGTAATTGAATGCTCTTCCCATGGCGTTGTCCCTGCGAACCAGTACAGATAAACATATTTAGAAGAAGTCTGCTGCATTTTTTGGATCGCTTCTTTTATGTCCGGCATTCCCAGTGAGAATGAGGCAATAACCACATCATAAGGAGCATCGAGATCATTTTCAACATCTATGTCTTCCCAGCATTTGCTCACATAACTGATATTGTCTATTCCCTGTTGTTTCGTATTTTCCTTCAAAATTTCCATCATTCCAGCTGCAGGCTCCACAGCAGTTACATGGGACACTTTTTTTGCAATAGGAATAGCCAGCCTTCCAGGGCCTGATCCAATATCCAATACTCTTGATTCTGGGGTGAGGGGCAGTTCATTGAGAGTTGAATCCGTTTTTTCAGAGTTTTCCTTAGTTCTTTTCCAAAAACGTTCTGCATTTTCCTTTTTATTCCAATGATTATTTTTATCACCAGTTTTATCAAGCCTTTGCTGAGTGGTCATGAGTTCTTTCCATATATCGTTCCAGTCAATTTTTCCGTATTCCATGTATGATTCACCTGATAATGTAAATTAGATTATTTAAAAACTAATATTATATTTGTGATAGAGCACTACATTTAGTAGTACTTTTTACTATTCAGATATGTGATCGTTAAGTATTATAGCTTGCATGAATACTGGAATTCGATAGGTATTTATCTTTGATTCCCAAAGTATGATTATATTATTTTCTCTAAAAGAAATAAAAGGGAGTGTAACCTCAATGGCAGCTATTATTGATAGAGGTCTGTGTACAGGATGCGGCCAATGTGTTGACATCTGTCCGGTAGAAGCAATTTCACTGGGTGATGATATTATTGCAGTTGTTGATCCAGAGTTATGCGTAGATTGTGGTCAATGTATAGACGCATGTCTTGTTGAAGCGATATCGTTAGATTGAGCTTACAGCAGCATATTACGGTAAAGAAGGTGTTTTTCCATTAGAATTACAGGTGATTATAACTTTTGAAGAGTATGATGGTAAAACAAAGATGAATGTGCAATGTGTAGGTATTCCTTCAGGCACAATTAAGGATGCGACTGAACAGGGCTGGAATGAATCTTTTGACAAGCTCGCTGCAAGTCTGGAATAAGTGAATTTGTGAGGAGTGAATAAAAATATGCACAAATCCGTTTCAAAAGATATTATCGATAAAAGTACAAATTCGAATTCTGTAGATGCTTATCTTGCCATTGTTCCAGAAGAAGCGCGTGGCACGCTTATTAAACTTCGTAAAATGATCCAGGCAGCAGCACCCAATGCAACTGAGGGTATTAGTTATCAAATACCGACTTTCAAACAGAAAGGTCCCCTCGTAGCCTTCGCAGCATTTCCGGCCCACTGCAGCTTTTATGTAATGAGTCCGGCTGTCATGGACATGTATAAGAATGAACTCAAATCTTACGACACTGCCAAGGGTACTATTCGCTTCCCAGCCAATAAGCCGCTTCCAGCAACACTTGTAAAAAAGCTCGTAAAGGCGCAGATTGAGGAAAATGAGAATGCATAAGTAACTCATGAAAAATTTGAAATATAGTTGGGAAAGTATATGTGCAAAGCATATTAAGTTCTTTCCCTAGTTGATTTTATAGTTGAGCACTGTTTCCGTTCAGCTGTTCAAATTAATAGTGAGGAGGTCACCGTTATCCTCTGCCACATAGACATAGTTTCCTGCTATAGCAATATCTGACACACTACTATTGGTATCATAATTGCCTGCAAGTGTTGGTATTGAAGAATCTGAAATATTCAGAATTATAATGCCATTTGAAACAGCTAAGCAGGCATAGTTACCAGATACAGCAACATCGTATGCTTGGCCATCGTTTTCATAGACGTAAACTCCTTCAAAGGTAGGTGCGGAAGGGTTAGTGATATCTACGATTTCGAGGGAATTTGATTCATCGCAGATCATGTAGGCATAATTGCCTGATACGTAAACATCATTGTTGTATTCAGGGATAGCATAATTTCCCACGACTATTGGTGTGTTTGGATCGCTAATATCTATTATCATAAGGCCATTCCAGACCGTTATATAGGCATATTTATCTGATAGGGTAATACCATATGCTAAGTCGTTTAAGTTCAAATTGCTGACCTGAATTGGTGAGGTTGGGTTGTTGATATCCTCAATTATAAGACCATTGTAGTGATCGACTACATATGCATAGTTATTTGCTACGTCAATATCAACTATAAGGCCAGATGGCTCATAACTTCCTTCAAGTGTTGGTGAAGATGGATTCGTGATATTCACAACTAAAAGGCTATTAGTTGTATTGACCACATAAGCATGGTTCCCAGATATTAAAACATCATGAATTTCCCGTGGGGTAGCTAGCCTTGCTATTTCTGATACATTGGAAGCACTGGTACCATGCAGCACAACAAGATCATGTCCCTGTGTAATATATGTATAGTTTTCTGCTATTGTCAAACTGGAGACATTCCCTTCAAGGTGACTGACATTTTCCATATTTAGGACATTAGCCAAACAAATCCCTGAGGTAACGATAAAAAACATCAATATTCCAATATAAATTGATCCACTTGATTTCATTTGCATTTTGAACACCGTTTTGTGTATTTATAGCAAGTATCGCCTTTTTGAATATATTAACATTGCTAATATATTCTGCATGTCGATAATCATAATGATGATACGTGCTTCTTTAAGACTACATACCCTTCTTAAAATTTTGGCTATGTAGAATACCTATTAAAATCAATATCTATAGCCAGAAAGAGTTGTTTTCTAAAGATACATCATGAAATATTTGAGGAAAAAATTTCAATTATGTTTCTTGCTTGAATATAGGGGATTTCTACAGAGCCCAAACCAGCAAATTTAAAATAAAGTTATTACTTAGTAGTGCATTCTAGTAAAAAGCTACAGGTGAATAAAATGTGTCAAAAAGATGTAAATCATGTTCCTAGATGTTGTTGTACTGCTGATGAGACCGAA encodes:
- a CDS encoding DUF1801 domain-containing protein, yielding MHKSVSKDIIDKSTNSNSVDAYLAIVPEEARGTLIKLRKMIQAAAPNATEGISYQIPTFKQKGPLVAFAAFPAHCSFYVMSPAVMDMYKNELKSYDTAKGTIRFPANKPLPATLVKKLVKAQIEENENA
- the anfG gene encoding Fe-only nitrogenase subunit delta, whose protein sequence is MEDVMKDRVGQLVDFIMKKCLWQFHSRTWDRERQNECILTKTMQILCEEPVEKETPADRCYWVDSVYLADSFKRRYSWLETMDKDEIKLLMQGVKDRIDYLTIKGSLNQELTDPHY
- a CDS encoding class I SAM-dependent methyltransferase, which encodes MEYGKIDWNDIWKELMTTQQRLDKTGDKNNHWNKKENAERFWKRTKENSEKTDSTLNELPLTPESRVLDIGSGPGRLAIPIAKKVSHVTAVEPAAGMMEILKENTKQQGIDNISYVSKCWEDIDVENDLDAPYDVVIASFSLGMPDIKEAIQKMQQTSSKYVYLYWFAGTTPWEEHSITLWPSLYGKNYVPGPKCDVLYNLLYNMGIYPDVHVFSMDYTNYFSSVEEAMDFYRDRYVIETQEQENILHHYLKDILVPENGQMIERGNSTRVKISWEKK
- a CDS encoding winged helix-turn-helix domain-containing protein: MSEDSIKNSRKEWIENIKKEKGIVRNPTEDHDIGLKTLQNPVRRKILSFLAEADLNIEDIQNSFKVNRMQAKFHLDMLENALYIEKIDVNGNETYCLSPRGEAYLENVKTSNEKGQI
- a CDS encoding SRPBCC domain-containing protein; protein product: MIITFEEYDGKTKMNVQCVGIPSGTIKDATEQGWNESFDKLAASLE
- a CDS encoding DUF1699 family protein, with the translated sequence MKIRVVSSKEEINTLSPNEEIVHLAFRPSNTDILSLIMKCPDVKALHIPASYKRTISNSVMMYLKMKGIELLEGDVWGHRKDINEYSEVSQGIYDRIDQYRNNGMPDDDVIEKLVRETRLSPDFVSFLVKNR
- a CDS encoding 4Fe-4S binding protein, producing the protein MAAIIDRGLCTGCGQCVDICPVEAISLGDDIIAVVDPELCVDCGQCIDACLVEAISLD
- the anfK gene encoding Fe-only nitrogenase subunit beta, whose amino-acid sequence is MSCELKVKERAGVINPIFTCQPCGAQYASIGIKDCIGIVHGGQGCVMFVRMLFAQHFKESFEIASSSVHEDGAVFGALNRVEQAVDVLLMRYPHVKVVPIISTCSTEVIGDDINGVIRKLNQGLLKEKYAGREVYLIPVHTPSFVGSMVSGYDVAVKDFVTAFAKKGEPNGKLNLITGWVNPGDVTALKHLLSEMQVDATVLFEIESFDSPLMPDKAEFSHGCTTVEDMAGTANAVGTIALNRYEGGKAADYLASEFDVPTIIGPTPIGIRNTDTFLQNVKNLTGKPIPESLVRERGIAIDALADLTHMFFADKKVAIYGNADLVIGLAEFCLDLEMKPMLLLLGDDNPNYQNDPRIKALKENVDYDMEIITNADLWELEDRIKNKGLELDLILGHSKGRFTSIDNNVPMLRVGFPVYDRAGYYRHPVVGYAGAIWLAESMANTLFTDMEYKKSREWILNVW